One genomic window of Pseudomonas chlororaphis subsp. piscium includes the following:
- a CDS encoding NADP-dependent glyceraldehyde-3-phosphate dehydrogenase — protein sequence MTTAHLLNTLFPVAADIPEQYRLDGQVEQREYLVDGQLQTWNGPLALVRSPVYLDTANGDEQVILGSTPLLDADTALTALDAAVRAYDRGQGAWPTMRVAERIQHVEAFLGRMREQRSAVVKLLMWEIGKNLKDSEKEFDRTCDYIVDTINALKELDRRSSRFELEQDTLGQIRRVPLGVALCMGPYNYPLNETFTTLIPALIMGNTVVFKPAKFGVLLIRPLLEAFRDSFPAGVINVIYGSGRETVSALMASGKIDIFAFIGTNKAASDLKKLHPKPHRLRAALGLDAKNPGIVLPEVDLDNAVNEAITGSLSFNGQRCTALKILFVHETLVDAFIEKFNAKLLSLKPGMPWEPGVALTPLPESGKVDYLHALVADAIDKGAKVVNPGGGETRASFFYPAVLYPVNSQMRVYQEEQFGPVVPIVPYRDLETVIDYVLESDFGQQLSIFGTQPAQVGRLVDAFANQVGRINLNAQCQRGPDTYPFNGRKNSAEGTLSVHDALRTFSIRTLVATKFQESNKELISDIIRNRESSFLTTDYIF from the coding sequence ATGACCACAGCCCATCTGTTGAACACGCTGTTTCCCGTCGCCGCCGACATCCCCGAGCAGTACCGCCTGGACGGCCAGGTCGAGCAACGCGAGTACCTGGTCGACGGTCAGTTGCAGACCTGGAACGGGCCCCTGGCCCTGGTGCGCAGCCCGGTGTACCTGGACACCGCCAATGGCGACGAACAAGTGATTCTCGGCAGCACCCCGCTGCTCGACGCCGACACCGCGCTGACTGCCCTCGACGCCGCCGTGCGCGCCTACGACCGTGGCCAGGGCGCGTGGCCGACGATGCGCGTGGCCGAACGCATCCAGCACGTCGAAGCCTTCCTCGGGCGCATGCGCGAACAGCGCTCGGCGGTGGTCAAGCTGCTGATGTGGGAAATCGGCAAGAACCTCAAGGACTCGGAAAAAGAGTTCGACCGCACCTGCGACTACATCGTCGACACCATCAACGCCCTCAAGGAACTCGACCGCCGCTCCAGCCGCTTCGAGCTGGAGCAGGACACCCTCGGCCAGATCCGCCGCGTGCCACTGGGCGTGGCCCTGTGCATGGGCCCGTACAACTACCCGCTGAACGAGACCTTCACCACCCTGATCCCGGCGCTGATCATGGGCAACACCGTGGTGTTCAAACCGGCCAAGTTCGGCGTGCTGCTGATCCGCCCGTTGCTGGAAGCCTTCCGCGACAGCTTCCCGGCCGGGGTGATCAACGTGATCTACGGCAGCGGCCGGGAAACCGTCAGCGCGCTGATGGCCAGCGGCAAGATCGATATCTTCGCCTTTATCGGCACCAACAAGGCCGCCAGCGACCTGAAGAAACTGCACCCCAAGCCGCACCGCCTGCGCGCCGCCCTGGGCCTGGACGCGAAAAACCCTGGCATCGTGCTGCCGGAGGTGGACCTGGATAACGCGGTCAACGAGGCGATCACCGGCTCGCTGTCGTTCAACGGCCAACGCTGCACCGCGCTGAAAATCCTCTTCGTCCATGAAACCCTGGTCGATGCCTTCATCGAGAAATTCAACGCCAAGCTGCTCAGCCTCAAACCCGGCATGCCGTGGGAACCGGGGGTGGCGCTGACGCCGCTGCCGGAGTCGGGCAAGGTCGATTACCTGCATGCCCTGGTGGCCGACGCCATCGACAAGGGCGCCAAGGTGGTCAACCCCGGCGGCGGCGAAACGCGAGCGTCGTTCTTCTACCCGGCGGTGCTCTACCCGGTGAACAGCCAGATGCGCGTGTATCAGGAAGAGCAGTTCGGGCCGGTGGTGCCGATCGTGCCGTATCGCGACCTGGAAACCGTGATCGACTACGTCCTGGAGTCGGACTTCGGCCAGCAGCTGAGTATCTTCGGCACCCAACCGGCACAAGTCGGGCGGCTGGTGGACGCCTTCGCCAACCAGGTCGGGCGGATCAACCTCAACGCCCAGTGCCAGCGCGGCCCGGACACCTACCCGTTCAACGGGCGCAAGAACTCCGCCGAAGGCACACTGTCTGTGCATGACGCGTTGCGCACCTTCTCGATCCGCACCCTGGTGGCCACCAAGTTCCAGGAGAGCAACAAGGAGTTGATCAGCGACATCATCCGTAACCGCGAGTCGAGCTTCCTGACCACCGATTACATTTTCTAG
- a CDS encoding FUSC family protein — MRRFLLPVLDPYRRYRYAKLIHAVRVALGLLATIALTTGLNLPHGEWASVTMLVVIGGLQHHGNIGKKAAERAIGTLIGAGVGLVLVVQQAYLGMSWLTYLGMSVVCGYFSYHAIGKGGYTALLAAITVFIVAGHGDNHVSDGLWRTVDILIGIALALAFSFAIPLYAVYSWRYNLASALRDCATLYGRIIGGQSVTDDEHLKLLGRLNSTLLQLRSLMPSVSKEVRISMTELDAIQRNLRMCFSTLEILGNTRPNLSDPQAREQLQQLLKHEHRQVRIQLVGMARALQSGATKRLGRPLDSPSSSTLDTSVYSALDGYRLLTRQLVANLNEMRQRLAKSAEHWKI, encoded by the coding sequence TTGCGTCGATTCCTGCTCCCGGTACTGGACCCGTACCGGCGCTACCGCTACGCCAAGCTGATCCATGCGGTGCGCGTGGCCCTGGGGTTGCTGGCCACCATCGCGCTGACCACCGGCCTCAATCTGCCCCACGGCGAATGGGCGTCGGTGACCATGCTGGTGGTGATCGGCGGCTTGCAGCACCACGGCAATATCGGCAAGAAGGCCGCGGAACGGGCCATCGGTACCCTGATCGGCGCGGGCGTCGGCCTGGTGCTGGTGGTGCAGCAGGCTTACCTGGGCATGTCCTGGCTGACCTACCTGGGGATGTCGGTGGTGTGCGGGTATTTCTCCTATCACGCCATCGGCAAGGGCGGTTACACCGCGCTGCTGGCGGCGATCACCGTGTTCATCGTCGCCGGCCATGGCGACAACCACGTCAGCGATGGCCTGTGGCGCACGGTGGACATCCTGATCGGCATCGCCCTGGCCCTGGCCTTCTCCTTCGCCATTCCGTTGTATGCGGTGTATTCCTGGCGCTACAACCTGGCCAGCGCCTTGCGCGACTGCGCCACCCTTTACGGACGCATCATCGGCGGCCAGTCGGTGACCGACGATGAACACCTGAAATTGCTCGGGCGCCTCAACAGCACCTTGCTGCAACTGCGCTCGCTGATGCCCTCGGTGTCCAAGGAAGTGCGGATCTCCATGACCGAACTGGACGCCATCCAGCGCAACCTGCGCATGTGCTTCAGCACCCTGGAAATCCTCGGCAATACCCGGCCGAACCTCAGCGACCCACAGGCTCGCGAGCAACTGCAACAGCTGCTCAAGCACGAGCACCGGCAGGTGCGCATCCAGCTGGTGGGCATGGCCCGCGCCCTGCAATCCGGCGCCACCAAACGCCTGGGACGGCCCCTGGATAGCCCGTCCTCCTCGACCCTCGACACCTCGGTCTACAGCGCGCTGGACGGCTACCGCCTGCTGACCCGGCAACTGGTGGCCAACCTCAACGAGATGCGCCAGCGCCTGGCGAAAAGCGCGGAGCACTGGAAGATCTGA
- a CDS encoding molybdopterin molybdotransferase MoeA yields the protein MSLSPLMPVEEAIARLLAMAEAQRLQDSEPVALGEARQRVLASDLVATLDLPPWPNSAMDGYALNLDGWDGQPLRVSQRIFAGQAPEPLLPGSCARIFTGAPLPPGANSIEMQENVELLDDGRVRFKQPLRAGQNIRAQGQENRAGQVLLRAGKRLGPFELAIAAAQGCTHLPLVRRPRVALLSTGDELAEPGTPLRPGCIYNSNRTLLSHWLSALGCEVIDAGILPDQPQQTRLRLEQLQCAADLILTTGGVSAGDADCLGQVLRECATPVFWKLAIKPGKPLTVGRFGRVPVIGLPGNPTSALVTFGLLARPYLLRIQGVEEVMPLSFPVSVGFDWPKAGSRREYLRARLEEGRAVLYPNQSSGVLLGASWADGLVEILEGSTLRAGESARFIPFSELF from the coding sequence ATGAGCCTCTCACCGCTGATGCCGGTGGAGGAGGCCATCGCCCGCTTGCTGGCCATGGCCGAGGCGCAACGCTTGCAGGACAGCGAGCCGGTGGCGCTGGGCGAGGCGCGGCAACGGGTGCTGGCCAGCGACCTGGTGGCGACCCTGGACCTGCCGCCCTGGCCGAACAGCGCCATGGACGGTTATGCCTTGAACCTCGATGGCTGGGACGGACAGCCGCTGAGGGTGTCGCAACGCATTTTCGCCGGCCAGGCCCCCGAGCCATTGCTGCCGGGCAGCTGCGCGCGAATCTTCACCGGCGCGCCGCTGCCCCCGGGCGCCAACAGCATCGAGATGCAGGAGAACGTCGAGCTGCTCGATGACGGTCGCGTCCGCTTCAAGCAGCCGCTGAGGGCCGGCCAGAATATCCGCGCCCAAGGCCAGGAGAACCGCGCGGGGCAAGTGCTGCTGCGCGCCGGCAAACGCCTGGGGCCTTTCGAACTGGCTATCGCCGCGGCCCAGGGCTGTACCCATCTGCCGCTGGTGCGGCGGCCACGGGTGGCATTGCTGTCCACGGGCGATGAACTGGCCGAGCCGGGCACGCCCTTGCGCCCCGGCTGCATCTACAACAGCAATCGTACCCTGCTCAGCCACTGGCTGAGTGCCCTGGGCTGCGAGGTGATCGATGCCGGGATTCTCCCCGACCAGCCACAGCAGACCCGGCTGCGCCTGGAGCAGTTGCAATGCGCCGCGGACCTGATTTTGACCACCGGCGGGGTGTCCGCCGGCGACGCCGATTGCCTCGGCCAGGTGCTGCGCGAGTGCGCCACCCCGGTGTTCTGGAAGCTTGCGATAAAACCCGGCAAGCCGTTGACCGTCGGGCGCTTCGGCAGGGTGCCGGTGATCGGCCTGCCTGGCAACCCGACCTCGGCCCTGGTGACCTTTGGCTTGCTGGCCCGGCCTTACCTGTTGCGCATCCAGGGCGTCGAGGAGGTCATGCCATTGAGCTTCCCGGTCAGCGTCGGTTTCGACTGGCCGAAAGCGGGTAGCCGCCGCGAGTATCTGCGGGCCAGGCTGGAGGAGGGGCGCGCCGTGCTTTATCCGAACCAGAGCTCCGGTGTGTTGCTGGGCGCTTCATGGGCCGATGGGCTGGTGGAGATCCTTGAGGGCAGCACCTTGCGGGCCGGGGAGTCGGCGCGGTTCATTCCGTTCAGTGAGCTGTTCTAG
- the moaB gene encoding molybdenum cofactor biosynthesis protein B, producing MSVKSDALFVPLNIAVLTVSDTREYATDTSGQLLVSRLLEAGHTLSERNLLKDDLYKIRAQVALWIADENIQVVLITGGTGFTGRDSTPEAVGCLLDKRIDGFGELFRAISILDIGTSTVQSRALAGLSNGTLVCCLPGSTGACRTAWEGILAEQLDARHRPCNFVPHLKQVQACGTRG from the coding sequence ATGAGCGTGAAATCGGATGCATTGTTTGTCCCCCTGAATATTGCCGTGCTGACCGTCAGCGATACCCGCGAATACGCCACCGACACCTCCGGGCAATTGCTCGTCAGCCGCCTGCTGGAAGCCGGCCACACCCTGAGCGAGCGCAACCTGCTCAAGGACGACCTGTACAAGATCCGCGCCCAGGTCGCGCTGTGGATCGCCGATGAAAATATCCAGGTGGTGCTGATTACCGGCGGCACCGGCTTCACCGGACGCGACAGCACGCCCGAAGCGGTGGGCTGCCTGCTGGACAAGCGGATCGACGGTTTCGGCGAGCTGTTCCGGGCGATCTCCATCCTCGATATCGGCACCTCCACCGTGCAGAGCCGGGCCCTGGCCGGGCTGTCCAACGGCACCCTGGTGTGCTGCCTGCCGGGCTCCACCGGCGCCTGCCGGACCGCCTGGGAAGGCATCCTTGCCGAACAGCTGGACGCCCGCCACCGGCCGTGCAATTTCGTGCCGCACCTCAAGCAGGTGCAAGCCTGCGGGACCCGCGGATGA
- the mobA gene encoding molybdenum cofactor guanylyltransferase MobA: MTPTCPASPSSIPCSVLLLAGGRGARMGGRDKGLLPWQGKPLIAHVQAAVRPFSDDLIISCNRNAEQYRVYADQLVEDSQKDFPGPLAGVLAGLAVARHPWLLVFACDAPKIDGALISAMLAARPAADSVLMVQQAGHWQPMFSLIPKALLASLQQDWDTGERSLQRALSKHRPQALVCAEDDPRLSNFNTPELLF, from the coding sequence ATGACCCCGACCTGCCCCGCGTCCCCGTCGTCCATCCCCTGCTCGGTACTGCTGCTGGCCGGAGGCCGTGGCGCGCGCATGGGCGGGCGGGACAAGGGCCTGCTGCCCTGGCAGGGCAAGCCGCTGATCGCCCATGTGCAGGCGGCGGTCCGGCCCTTCAGCGATGACCTGATCATCTCCTGCAACCGCAACGCCGAGCAGTACCGGGTCTATGCCGACCAACTGGTGGAGGATTCGCAGAAGGATTTCCCGGGCCCGCTGGCGGGCGTGCTCGCCGGCCTGGCGGTGGCGCGTCATCCCTGGCTGCTGGTGTTCGCCTGCGACGCGCCGAAAATCGATGGTGCGCTGATCAGCGCCATGCTGGCGGCGCGCCCCGCCGCAGACTCGGTGCTGATGGTGCAACAGGCCGGCCACTGGCAACCCATGTTCAGTCTGATCCCCAAGGCCTTGCTGGCGAGCCTGCAACAAGACTGGGACACCGGCGAACGCAGCCTGCAGCGCGCCCTGTCGAAGCACCGGCCGCAGGCCCTGGTCTGCGCCGAGGACGACCCGCGCCTGAGCAACTTCAACACCCCTGAACTACTGTTTTAA
- a CDS encoding LysR family transcriptional regulator, producing MDIKQLKFLIALDQTRHFGQAAARCHITQPTLSMRLRNLEDELDLVLVKRGQRFEGFTEAGERVLAWARTLLAAHDGLFAEAAACRGQLVGSLRLGLVPLSSFNPIGYVQGLSRSFPELKFALSSMSSDQIIEGLGNNQLDLGVCYLDHVNPNYFEFFEIGETRVGLLYDTRHFHFEGSEMSWEEAAELPLGMISNGMHYRKSIDLSFRSRGLDPQPILESDSTYQLFQAIHEGFCCSIMPLSSALENPIENLAFINLPDASVLAPLGLVMRKTEPRSAIAEKCFTEAKKLFAAAEPTAD from the coding sequence GTGGACATCAAACAACTCAAGTTCCTTATCGCCCTGGACCAGACCCGACACTTCGGCCAGGCCGCGGCGCGCTGCCACATTACCCAGCCGACCCTGTCCATGCGCTTGCGCAATCTGGAGGACGAGCTGGACCTGGTGCTGGTCAAGCGCGGCCAGCGTTTCGAAGGTTTCACCGAGGCCGGCGAACGGGTGCTGGCCTGGGCACGGACCCTGCTCGCCGCCCATGACGGGTTGTTCGCCGAAGCCGCCGCGTGCCGTGGCCAACTAGTCGGCAGCCTGCGCCTGGGCCTGGTGCCGTTGAGCAGCTTCAACCCGATCGGCTACGTCCAGGGGCTGTCCCGGAGTTTCCCGGAACTCAAGTTCGCCCTGTCGTCCATGAGCTCGGACCAGATCATCGAAGGCCTGGGCAACAATCAGCTGGACCTGGGGGTGTGTTACCTGGACCACGTGAACCCGAACTACTTCGAGTTTTTCGAGATCGGCGAAACCCGCGTCGGCCTGCTGTACGACACCCGCCACTTCCATTTCGAAGGCAGCGAAATGAGCTGGGAAGAAGCCGCCGAGCTGCCCCTGGGGATGATCAGCAACGGCATGCACTACCGCAAATCCATCGACCTGAGTTTCCGCAGCCGTGGCCTCGACCCGCAGCCGATCCTCGAAAGCGATTCCACCTATCAGCTGTTCCAGGCCATCCACGAAGGCTTCTGCTGCTCGATCATGCCGCTGTCCAGCGCCCTGGAAAACCCGATCGAGAACCTGGCGTTCATCAACCTGCCGGATGCCAGCGTGCTGGCGCCCCTGGGCCTGGTGATGCGCAAGACCGAACCGCGCTCGGCCATCGCCGAAAAGTGCTTTACCGAAGCCAAGAAACTGTTTGCCGCAGCAGAGCCAACGGCCGACTAA
- the moaE gene encoding molybdopterin synthase catalytic subunit MoaE: MTVHVQAEALDLDRLHREVHGEDPSIGAVVTFVGYVRDLSLGQQVGSLFLEHYPGMTERALQRILDQANQRWPLQRVRVVHRVGVLQVAEPIVFVGVASAHRQAAFEACAFLMDYLKTRAPFWKREQTPSGERWVDGRESDQLAASRW; this comes from the coding sequence ATGACCGTGCACGTCCAGGCCGAGGCCCTCGACCTCGATCGACTGCATCGCGAAGTGCACGGCGAGGACCCGAGCATTGGCGCGGTGGTGACCTTCGTCGGTTATGTGCGGGACCTGAGCCTGGGACAACAGGTCGGCAGCCTGTTTCTCGAACATTACCCGGGCATGACCGAGCGCGCGTTGCAGCGCATCCTCGACCAGGCCAATCAGCGCTGGCCGCTGCAACGGGTCAGGGTCGTGCATCGGGTGGGGGTGTTGCAGGTGGCTGAGCCCATCGTGTTTGTCGGCGTCGCCAGCGCCCATCGACAGGCGGCCTTCGAGGCCTGTGCCTTCCTGATGGACTACCTGAAAACCCGCGCTCCGTTCTGGAAGAGAGAGCAAACGCCATCTGGTGAGCGCTGGGTGGATGGCCGCGAGAGCGACCAACTGGCCGCCAGTCGCTGGTAG
- a CDS encoding MoaD/ThiS family protein translates to MILINYFARYREQLGIGGEKIALDDSLRSVGDLRTLLMARGEIWQAVLGETSLMCALNQDLCNLDAPIEDFDEIAFFPQVTGG, encoded by the coding sequence ATGATTCTGATCAACTACTTTGCCCGTTATCGCGAGCAGCTCGGTATCGGTGGCGAGAAGATCGCGCTGGATGATTCGTTGCGCAGTGTCGGCGATCTGAGGACATTGCTCATGGCCAGGGGCGAGATCTGGCAGGCGGTGCTCGGCGAAACCAGCCTGATGTGCGCGCTGAACCAGGACCTGTGCAACCTCGATGCGCCCATCGAGGACTTCGACGAGATCGCATTTTTCCCGCAAGTCACCGGGGGCTGA
- the moaC gene encoding cyclic pyranopterin monophosphate synthase MoaC has protein sequence MHHDSTTLTHLDAEGRANMVDVSDKQPTDREAQAQAWVRMRPATLQMIQQNGHPKGDVFAVARIAGIMAAKKTHELIPLCHPLMLSSIHLELKAVEPDSVRIVATCRLNGRTGVELEALTAASVAALTIYDMCKAVDRGMVIDSIQLLKKQGGRSGTFEAGVTA, from the coding sequence ATGCACCACGACTCCACCACCCTGACTCACCTGGATGCCGAAGGCCGGGCCAATATGGTCGATGTCAGCGACAAGCAGCCCACCGACCGCGAAGCCCAGGCCCAGGCCTGGGTGCGCATGCGGCCCGCCACCTTGCAGATGATCCAGCAGAACGGCCACCCCAAGGGCGACGTGTTCGCGGTGGCGCGCATCGCGGGGATCATGGCGGCGAAGAAAACCCATGAGCTCATCCCGCTGTGCCACCCGTTGATGCTCAGCTCGATTCACCTCGAACTGAAGGCCGTCGAGCCCGACAGCGTCAGGATTGTCGCCACCTGCCGGCTGAACGGCCGCACCGGTGTCGAGCTGGAAGCCCTCACCGCGGCCAGTGTGGCCGCGCTGACTATCTACGACATGTGCAAGGCGGTCGACCGCGGCATGGTCATCGACAGCATCCAGTTGCTGAAGAAACAGGGCGGACGATCCGGCACTTTTGAAGCGGGAGTCACCGCATGA
- a CDS encoding bestrophin family protein has protein sequence MIVRSKPNLINVLISLKGSIAKRIALRSLLVTLLASVIVFIETLYPAYFSRVNATPFTLLGLSLSIFMSFRNNACYDRWYEARKALGTLVTEVRSMIRETQVIKDPRQRGKILRDLCGFAHALNARLRQEDESSAAGTWLSQLPSAQAPNVPDSILRHVGQQCSALAESGAINEWRYTLLANHLSSLTNAQTICERIKGTPLPFPYTLLLHRTSYIFCILLPFAMAEPLGWLTPIFTAIVSYTFFGLDAIGDELEDPFGRDENDLPTNALVRTIEREVLDALGATQLPPVLQPVDFVLS, from the coding sequence ATGATCGTCAGATCCAAACCCAACCTGATCAATGTGCTGATTTCGCTCAAGGGCTCGATCGCCAAGCGCATCGCCCTGCGCAGCCTGCTGGTGACCCTCCTGGCCTCGGTGATCGTGTTTATCGAGACCCTGTACCCGGCCTATTTCTCCAGGGTCAACGCCACGCCCTTCACCCTGTTGGGTCTGTCGCTGTCGATCTTCATGAGCTTTCGCAACAACGCCTGCTACGACCGCTGGTATGAGGCGCGCAAGGCCCTGGGCACGCTGGTGACGGAGGTGCGTTCGATGATCCGCGAAACCCAGGTGATCAAGGACCCGCGGCAGCGCGGCAAGATCCTGCGCGACCTCTGCGGCTTCGCCCATGCCCTCAACGCCAGGCTGCGCCAGGAAGACGAGTCGAGCGCGGCGGGCACCTGGCTGAGCCAGTTGCCGTCGGCCCAGGCGCCCAACGTGCCGGACAGCATCCTGCGCCACGTCGGCCAACAGTGTTCGGCCCTGGCCGAATCCGGGGCGATCAACGAATGGCGCTACACGCTGCTGGCCAATCACCTGAGCAGCCTGACCAATGCCCAGACCATCTGCGAGCGGATCAAGGGCACGCCATTGCCCTTTCCCTACACGCTGTTGCTGCACCGCACCAGCTACATCTTCTGCATCCTGCTGCCCTTTGCCATGGCCGAGCCCCTGGGCTGGCTGACGCCGATCTTCACGGCCATCGTCAGTTATACGTTCTTCGGTCTGGATGCCATTGGCGACGAGCTGGAAGACCCTTTCGGCCGGGACGAGAACGACCTGCCGACCAATGCCCTGGTGCGCACCATCGAGCGCGAGGTGCTGGATGCCCTGGGCGCGACCCAGCTGCCGCCGGTGCTGCAGCCGGTGGACTTCGTGCTGAGCTGA
- the moaA gene encoding GTP 3',8-cyclase MoaA: MSDRILRDGFSRRVDYLRMSVTDRCDFRCVYCMAEDMQFLPRQRILTLEELYQLAHSFVALGTRKIRLTGGEPLIRPGVVELCRRIAALPGLRELCMTTNGSQLGKLAAPLFEAGLKRLNISIDSLDARRFRELTRTGDLAQVIAGIDAANAAGFQHTKLNCVVMKGRNDHEINDLVGFAIDRGLDISFIEEMPLGVISEHSRADAFFSSAQVRERIAERYTLIDSTESTQGPSRYWRLAEAPEIRLGFISPHSHNFCATCNRVRLTVEGRLLLCLGNEHSVDLKQVLRSHPGEPERLERAIVEAMKIKPYRHNFELNDEVQVVRFMNMTGG; the protein is encoded by the coding sequence ATGTCAGATCGAATCCTGCGGGATGGTTTTTCCAGGCGAGTCGACTATCTGCGGATGTCGGTGACCGACCGCTGCGACTTTCGCTGTGTGTACTGCATGGCCGAAGACATGCAGTTCCTGCCGCGGCAACGCATCCTGACCCTGGAGGAGCTCTATCAGCTGGCGCACAGTTTCGTCGCCCTGGGCACGCGGAAAATCCGCCTGACCGGGGGCGAACCCCTGATCCGCCCGGGAGTCGTCGAGCTGTGTCGGCGCATCGCCGCACTGCCGGGGCTGCGCGAGCTGTGCATGACCACCAACGGCTCGCAGCTGGGCAAGCTGGCGGCGCCCTTGTTCGAGGCCGGGCTCAAGCGCCTGAACATCAGTATCGACAGCCTCGATGCCAGGCGTTTCCGCGAGCTGACCCGCACCGGCGACCTGGCCCAGGTCATCGCTGGTATCGACGCGGCGAATGCCGCCGGTTTCCAGCACACCAAGCTCAACTGCGTGGTGATGAAAGGGCGCAACGATCACGAGATCAACGACCTGGTGGGTTTTGCCATCGACCGTGGGCTGGACATCTCCTTTATCGAAGAGATGCCCCTGGGGGTGATCAGCGAGCACAGCCGCGCCGATGCGTTCTTTTCCAGCGCCCAGGTGCGCGAGCGCATCGCCGAGCGCTACACCCTGATCGACTCCACCGAATCGACCCAGGGGCCGTCGCGCTACTGGCGCCTGGCCGAGGCGCCGGAGATTCGCCTGGGGTTCATCTCGCCCCACAGCCACAACTTCTGCGCCACCTGCAACCGGGTGCGGCTGACCGTCGAGGGCCGGCTGCTGCTGTGCCTGGGCAACGAGCATTCGGTCGACCTGAAGCAGGTGCTGCGCAGCCATCCGGGGGAGCCGGAGCGCCTGGAGCGGGCAATAGTCGAGGCGATGAAAATCAAGCCGTACCGCCACAACTTCGAACTCAATGACGAGGTGCAAGTGGTGCGGTTCATGAACATGACCGGCGGCTGA